A window from Salvia miltiorrhiza cultivar Shanhuang (shh) chromosome 2, IMPLAD_Smil_shh, whole genome shotgun sequence encodes these proteins:
- the LOC131010690 gene encoding lecithin-cholesterol acyltransferase-like 1, producing the protein MSSHNSHSKVAVFSLAMVLYTWCRASSALHPVVLIPGAGGNQLEARLTGTYKPSSLLCNRWYPLNKDPDGWFRIWFDPSVLLRPFTKCFSERMKIYYDPHLDDYHNAPGVETRVPSFGSTDSLLYLDPNLKYITSYMESLVRSLEEIGYVSGQNLFGAPYDFRYGLAAQGHPCNVGSEFLDNLKTLIESASDSNGGKPVILVSHSLGGLFALHLLDRAPASWRHRVKHLISLSAPWGGTVEEMLTFASGTTLGVPLVDPLLVREEQRSSSSNLWLMPSPAVFDGARPIVVTPNASYSSTDVARFLRDIEFPQGVCPYETRILPLVERLPPPPGVPITCVVGTGVQTAETLFYGEGGWDERPEVAYGNGDGTVNMVSLLALQTAWGGVENQSVKVIEIAGVSHTDVLKDEGALDAIIAQVSSINSEISADLIHLF; encoded by the exons ATGAGCTCCCATAATTCACATTCAAAAGTGGCCGTATTTTCATTGGCCATGGTGTTATACACCTGGTGCAGAGCATCATCGGCGCTGCACCCGGTGGTGTTAATACCGGGAGCCGGCGGCAACCAGCTGGAAGCCCGGCTGACGGGCACGTACAAGCCGTCAAGCCTGCTGTGCAACCGGTGGTATCCGTTGAACAAGGACCCGGATGGGTGGTTCAGGATCTGGTTCGACCCGAGTGTGCTGCTCCGACCCTTCACCAAATGTTTCAGTGAGAGGATGAAGATTTATTATGATCCTCATCTTGATGATTACCATAATGCCCCTGGTGTTGAGACTCGAGTCCCCTCTTTTGGCTCTACTGACTCGCTTCTCTATCTTGATCCCAATCTCAA atatataacatcatacatgGAATCCCTAGTGAGATCCTTGGAAGAAATAGGCTATGTTTCCGGCCAAAACCTCTTCGGCGCACCCTATGATTTTCGCTATGGATTGGCTGCCCAAGGCCACCCTTGCAATGTCGGTTCCGAATTCCTCGACAACCTCAAAACTCTGATCGAATCGGCGAGCGATTCCAACGGAGGGAAGCCGGTGATCCTCGTCTCGCACAGCTTAGGCGGCCTCTTCGCCCTCCACCTTCTCGACCGGGCCCCGGCCTCCTGGCGCCACCGTGTCAAACACTTGATCTCCCTGTCCGCCCCGTGGGGCGGGACAGTTGAAGAAATGCTGACTTTTGCATCGGGGACCACGTTGGGCGTGCCCTTAGTGGACCCTTTGCTAGTCAGGGAGGAGCAGAGGAGCTCCTCTAGCAACTTGTGGTTAATGCCCTCGCCCGCAGTGTTTGATGGGGCCAGGCCCATCGTAGTCACGCCCAATGCCTCGTATTCGAGCACGGACGTGGCGCGTTTCCTAAGGGATATTGAGTTCCCACAAGGGGTCTGCCCTTATGAAACGCGCATTTTGCCTCTCGTGGAAAGGCTGCCTCCGCCGCCTGGGGTCCCCATCACGTGCGTGGTGGGGACCGGGGTGCAGACCGCGGAGACGTTGTTTTacggggagggtgggtgggatGAGCGGCCGGAGGTGGCTTATGGCAACGGCGATGGCACGGTGAACATGGTGAGCTTGCTGGCTCTGCAGACTGCGTGGGGTGGGGTGGAGAATCAGTCCGTTAAGGTGATCGAGATTGCTGGTGTTTCTCACACTGATGTGTTGAAAGATGAGGGTGCACTTGATGCAATTATTGCTCAAGTTTCTTCAATCAATTCTGAAATTTCTGCAGATTTAATTCATTTGTTTTGA